The window gaaggtgaactccggggacctgagcggggaagtgacacatgcaggatatcgggcgcacgatcttagtgactccccgcacagcgcattatacacgaacaatgcacttacatgcaccaggaagaagaaggtgaactccagggacctgaacagggaagcgacacatgcaggatatccggcgcatGATGTaaatgaatcgcggcagctgtgcatactcgtcggacaacgcacctcagggaacgcactaagacaggtaagtaaatgtgccccaatgtgtctatgaATTTATAAAAGTAAAAGGCAGGATGAAAAGCAATTCTAAAATTAcgcaaaataatgaaaaaataaaatagcggagtggaaaaaaaatctgccgtgacccggattcaaaccggggttgctgcggccacaacgcagagtactaaccactatacgatcacggctgATGCTCTAGTTGTGAATCTTAGACGTCTCTTCTTTTGCGGAAAATCCTTTGATGTTCACAAATTATAATGGATTAAATACTTCACCTTGTATCCGGTTACAAAGCCCCGGGAAAGGTTCTCCACTAATCCGGGACATGGTAGGGAATAATTGCTTAGAACTTTGCGCAGGAGTATAAATCTTGTGATTATGATAAGGGTTTTTAGGAGTTTTGGAAACCCCCCTATAGGCTGGGACAggtgaacaaaaaaaatctacaaactaGAATTATTCTGCTCCAGCTCCCGGGCCATACGTCAAAGCTCCAGTCAGTTCGGGCCCAACAGCGTGTCAGTGGTCACATGATTATTTAGGCCAATCAGACCCTGCCGTTGTAAAACAGGTGTCGTCAGTAGGGCCCCCAATGCTGGAACAATGCTGGACCCAGAGTCAGCTTCAGGTTGGTCATCTACAGTACAGCTCACCCTGGGTCAATGTTCTCGGTCAGCCATGGTGCCTCCTGAATTAAATAGAGTTCCCTCAGAggcagctacccccccccccccttccccttagtgTGCCTCTGctttccttaaagaggacctgtcaccccatttatcggcactaggagatgttactaaagtaagccgctcctagtgcttgatcaaacgccgcagtgttagagtgatagcgttactggaaacctctggtaacgctatcaaacactgcggcggggtacagtgtaatcatcggactgctTGCATGAGGGGGCGGTTTGAGgaactgcctcttccctggaccgccctgctcgctccataggccggcattgactgccgcgcactaggcggcagtcaccgcccctagtcacacctcaaccccgccccctcatgaatacgtcggacagctttgcgagctgtccgacaattacattgtaccccgccgcagtgtttgatagcgttaccggaggtttccggtaacgctatcactataacactgcggcatttgttcaagcgccaggagctgcttactttagtaacatctcctagtgccgataaatggggtgacagctcctctttaagtcACCCATAACTCACAGAGAATCAGCCACAGCTTTTCTATTGTCAGCCACAGCTAATCCATTTGACAGACTAAAACCAGGAGATGGAGTAGACCGGCACCAGAGTCGGGAGTTGGATAATTTACAGTGTTTGGAGTCCACACTTGCAAATAAcgatgtatttttttattatatttgactCCGCATTTTGGAGGTGAACGACCTCCTTCATCAGATTTGCGGGAACCAGTCGCCTTGTCAGTGTGATCGGTTCCCTCAGATCTGATGAAGGAGGTCGTTTACCTCCGGAACACGTAATCGCATAATAAGAAAGACATCCTTATTTACAATACTTCTTAGTGTGGACTTTCTAGTTCAAACACTGTAAATTGTCCAACTTCCGATTCTGGCGCCATCTCCTGGACCTGTATCGGGTTCTAATCTAGCAAAGTGTGACTGTTGGGCGGCCTTACCTTCAGAAAAAATGAAAGTCTTTGCACAAAGAGTAGGGATCCGACCAATAATCCCGGATCATTATGATGgatataaactggctacaatgaCTGGTCTAGAGGGAGGACCAAGGATGGAGAAGCACTGAACACCTCATCATAAgccgtatattatatatatatggatctattgtttattatttctttgtttatctgATCATTTTTCCATCTATATATTCAGCAGACACAAGGTTTGTTATGCGGCTTTATTCTACGATCTATGGAGTACACGAGGACTTCTCAGGCAGCGGTGGCTTATGCTTTCCCCGGCACAAACCTCGGCCATGTTTTGATGTTGTTATACAGAGATCTTCCAGGACACTCAGTGCTGAAGACATCGCTGTGACCCTTTAGTTTGTAGTCAGATCGGATCTTCTTCAGCTTAACCCCACAACTAATGAGGCTTTTAGCTGCGCTTATGGCGGCTGCGGACGGGAGACTGTCTGAAACGAGAGGAAGACAAATGTGAGATGGAAGAACAGAGAAAAGTCCATTCAGTTATTTCGGATATTTGTCTCCTCTGACCCTATTAGGAGTTAGGAATCAGTGCCCTAAAACAATATTATACAAGGAAATGAAGTGTAAACGGGATTGGTCAGGTTTATATCCTTGGACTTTCTTAAATCTCCTGGACATAaacataaagggaacactcacatGACACATCCTAggtctgaatgaatgaaatgttctcattgaatactttgttctgtactaAATTGAATGTCCTTACAACAAAAtcctcaatggaaatcaaatttattaaaccaacggaggcctggatttggagtcacccacaataTTAAAAGGGAAAAACACAATATAGGTTAATCCAACTTTGATTTAATGTCCGTAAAACAGGACAAAAtgaagctcagtattgtgtgtggcctccacgtgcctgtatgacctccctacaacgcctccgtaggctcctgatgaggctcagtattgtgtgtggcctccacgtgcctgtgtgtcctccctacaacacctcggcatgctcctgacgaggctcagtagtgtgtggcctccatgtgcctgtatgacctccctacaacgcctcggcatgctcctgatgaggctcagtattgtgtgtggcctccatgttcctgtatgtcctcctacaacacctcagcatgctcctgatgaggctcagtatttattgtggcctccacgtgcctctatgacctccctacaacgcctcggcatgctcctgatgaggctcagtattgtgtgtggcctccacatgcctgtatgactttCCTATATGGCCTTGTCATGCTCCTGctggggctcagtattgtgtgtggcctccacgtggctATATGACCTCCGTACAACACCACAGCATgctactgatgaggctcagtagtgtgtgtggcctccacatgcctgtatgacctccctacaacacctcggcatgctcctgatgaggctcagtattgtgtgtggcctccacgtgcctgtatgacctccttacatcGCCTCGGcaggctcctgatgaggctcagaattGTGTGTgggctccacgtgcctgtatgacctccctacacacctcggcatgctcctgaggaggctcagtgttgtgtgtggcctccacatgcctgtatgacctccctacaacacctcggcatgctcctgatgaggctcagtattgtgtgtggcctccacatgcctgtatgactttCCTATATGGCCTTGTCATGCTCCTGctggggctcagtattgtgtgtggcctccacgtggctgtatgacctccctacaacaccacggcatgctcctgatgaggctcagtagtgtgtgtggcctccacgtgcctgtatgacctccctacaacaccacagcatgctactgatgaggctcagtattgtgtgtggcctccacatgcctgtatgacctccttacaacacCACGGCATGCTCCtgttgaggctcagtattgtgtgtggcctccacatgcctgtatgacctccctacaacacctcagcatgctcctgatgagtctcagtattgtgtgtggcctccacgtgcctgtatgtcttccctacaacgcctcggcatgctcctgaagaggctcagtattgtgtgtggcctccacatgcctgtatgactttCCTATATGGCCTTGTCATGCTCCTGctggggctcagtattgtgtgtggcctccacgtgcctgtatgacctccctacaacaccacagcatgctcctgatgaggctcagtcgtgtgtgtggcctccacgtgcctgtgtgacctccctacaacacctcggcatgctcctgatgaggctcagtagtgtgtgtggcctccacatgcctgtatgacctccttacatcgcctcggcatgctcctgatgaggctcagaattGTGTGTgggctccacgtgcctgtatgacctccctacacacctcggcatgctcctgaggaGGCTCAGTGTTATGTGTAGCCTCCAtgggcctgtatgacctccctacaacgcctcggcattctcctgatgaggctcagttttGAGATTGTTTCTAACGGTCTGTGCAGACATATGCACATTTGTGGTTGCTGGAGGTCAATTtccagggctctggcagtgcacctcctgttcctccttccaTAAAGACACGGTGTGCAGACCCTTACAAAATATGCCCCAGTATGTCCATCACCCACTGCTCTACTTACTCTGAAAGTTGCCAATGAAGGAAATCCCAATGGACTTAGAGTTGGAACCTTTAGCATGAGCCCCGACTTTAGACCAGCCGCGACCTTCGAATATGCTGCCGTCATTGCCGATTAGGAAGCTGAGAGAGAGGGGAAAGTCGTGGTAATGAGTTGTGAATCTTAGACACCTTTTTAGGATAAGATTTTTGCAGCTCACAGTGATAAATCCCATAGAATAAATCAGCCCCCACCACAATAATGAAAGGCAGAGCACTCACTTGTACCCAATGTCACACCATTTGTTGGTCCGTGTGTGATGGTCCTGGATGCTTCGGGCTTGGCTGGTGCAGGCGGCTCTGGATGAGCAGGAGGGGGTCGCTGTATGATGGATGATCGCCCAGGGGACCGGACTTCTTAAATTATCTCTGCAGTTTGTTTTTCTCGTACTCCAGGTTGATTTTGGGATGATATTGGGACATCCTGGATAAAAAATCATTAGTAGAAACTATTTGTTGTAATTGCGTTCTCATTCCgtttacatgaaaaataatctgcccttcaaggaaatctaccactttgtaaACTTACCTGCCAGTTTGGGTTTAGATCCTGATCTTTGATCAGAACTTTTTTAGACATAAATAATTTCTACGGAAAACGTCTTTAAACAATATGCAGATTAGGGTCAGACGCTCAGGTCCGGCGCTCACATCACCTGGTAccctttttcccccaaaataagaccATATTTTCACGCTTAGACACATTAGGACTCCCCTAGTGGCTGCCATTGCTCCTGCTCCCCGCAcgccgtacattagtattagtagatcatttagatactacaAGAGGTTGTGACTCGGGTGATGAATTCATCGGATAAGATCACTGACTGCTGCGTTATGAGGAGCCGCCCGGACAAGAAGGGGTCAATGTAGCAAAGTGCTAAAGTTTAGTAATTGGGGCCAATAAATCTATTAAATGAATAAGAAATAAAGTCACAAGAAATTCGGCCTGAGATTCAGGGTTTGGGGTGTTATGAGGAGGTTCCAGAAGATGACGATAAAATACTGGGATCAGCAAATCTGCCATAAATTGTTGTACATGGAcgtagagtcacaagaaattcttgatggaTCAGAGTTTGTCGGGTTATGCCGAGGATTGGGATGTAATGACCACAGAATATTCAAAAATGTGGATTTATGAGTAACTATGCAGGCCTCTAGCGTGCATGACATTCAGGCCACCCGCTCCCCATCCCAGAGTCCTCGGCTCCTAATAATGCACATAGCAGGCATAGGAATCCACCCACTCCCTGGTGACGGGAGGGGGAAGGGGAGGAGCCAGAAAGAATATTTTGTGCCCTGTGTGAGCGTCTGGGCGGAGCACCCAAGCCTAATCTGCATATTGTATCAAGAAATTGTCTGGAGAAATGATATGCCAGTTTGTCTAACGAAAATATGACCCAGGATCAGTATCTAAACCCAAACCAGCAAATATGTTTGGTTTGGATAATGCATTGCAAAATGCAAGATTTCCAttaaatacacaaaataaaaatggCCACTTCTTGTGAgctagctatatagtgggggggagtggctggcagggtatatactggggggcaggagcatggctaactatatacttgggggtcagggggctggctatacactgggggctgactacatactgggggtcagggggctggggccagggggctagctggctatatattgggggctggctatatattgggggcagagggttggctggctgtatactgggggcatggactggctatatactgggagcatgggctgactatatactgtgggaaTTGGATGGCTAGATATATATATGGGGTCAAGGGCTGTCTGGCTAGATATTGGGGGCaaggatctggcaggctatatactaataagcagggggctggctagctatatattggggggaaggagcctggctgtctacatactgggggcaaggatctggaaggctatatactaataggcagggggctggctagctatatacggggggaggctggttgtctatatactagggggcacggaactggcaggctatatattgggagcagggggctggctatatactgggggaaagtgGGCTGGCTGTCTAGATACTGGGGCCaaggatctggcaggctatatactaagaggcagggggctggcaagctatatactgggggaaggaggctggctagctatatactggggggaaggaggctggctgtctatatgctGGGGGacaaggagctggctggctataaactaagaGCCAGGGGGATggtaagctatatactgggggacaggggactATATTTTGGGTgcaggctttgaccaatgcatttcccaccctagtataatatatataatataataatttgttGGAATTATTAAAATATGACCTACCATATGCCACGACCAAAACTGTCGCCAGAAGAAGTACGAGACGAGTCATGATGCAAGATCAACACACTGACGTATTcggagagactgaggagacaaAGGATGTTACATGCAGTATCATGTATCCCTTCATATATTGACATTTGGGCTCCGGGAGCCTCCAGCACTCAGAGATTGGATCCGATTCCAACGGCAAATATAAAGTATGAAAAGAAAGGAGACAAATCTATTCTAGAAAGACGTATAGAGAAAAAACGCCATAGTGGTGACATATAGAAGGGCAAACATTGCCGAAAGCCTCTTCCTGAATCTGCAGCAACTACAGAAGGTGAAGGAACCTGCGCGTCGTCTCGTACTGGACATCGCACGGAATCTGCACCTGGGATGTTATGTAACAATTCATAGGAAATGGCAAGAAAATTTAGACTTCAAAGAGACCTCAGAGGACCTGCTTTTTGGATTACGAGTGCCCATATAAGTTatcttgtacaggcggtcccctacttaagaacactcgacttacagacgacccctagttacatatggacctctggatgttggtaagttactgtactttatttatccttaggctacaataatcagctgtaacagttatcacaggcgtctgtaatgaaactttattgttactcccggttcttatgacaatccgacttacatacaaattcaatttaagaacaaacctgcagaatctattgtgtatgtaacccagggactgcctgtatgtgtagAAGATGAACCTGGGGGATACAGCTCCATATGGCAGAACACGGGGTCTATAATACTCCCCCACTCCGGGCAGGAACCCCCCGCCTTATGCTCCAAAACCAACTCTACATTTTCTCTCTATATTTTCCATTATGGTTTTAACCAGACGTGACCAAGAATTTCCCAAATGCGACAAAGTAACGAGGTCATTGTTACCATTATCTATTGTAACATTAGGTAAGGATGTCGTGGACTCACCTGGAAGTAGTGGAATCTCTTGTGATGTGAGATGCAGCTCCTCATCCTTTATATAGACCGAAGAGCTGGCACTCAGTGTACACAGGGAGGTGCCCGTGCCTGAAGGGATTATTTACCTTGTGAAATTGAGGACCAATTAGAATTTACATAATTGCGTTTGGCCTCATTCCCAGTCTATCTATCGGATTCTTTCAGTTTTGAGTTAGAGGGGTTCTCCTGAGGTGAAACAACATGGCGGCTTTCttccaaaacagcgccacacctgaccatggtgtgtgcaggtactgcagctcagctgtatagaaatgaatggagcttagttgcaataccacacactacccatggtcaggaggggcgctgtgtttggaagaaagcagccaagttTTTTTAACCTCTGGAGAACCCATTTAATTTGTATTTAAATTTAGATAAAGAAAAAGAATGGCGAAtccttttatgtatatatataagccCCATCTCTGTCAACTGCCGTATTATAGCCATCACTTCTAGCTCCTCACTTTCACCGGTCTCATAAGTGCACTGCTCTGGGGTAACATCCAGGGCTGTGAAGTTGGGGGTCATGATAAAATGGAGCGACTCCAACTCCACAAACATCTAATAAATTATGGGTCCCACGTAGACCCCGCTCCCAGGTGTCAtcgcccgcggtggtccagtgggtccactacccctgaatcctgactgTAATACTGTGTCTTGCCATATATTTATGTTTATGTAACAGAATATCATCTACGTGTCATCATCTGGTGTCACCCGAGGAGAAAGTATTTATAATGTTAATATTTTACACCAAGTAATCAGCGTCAGGACTCTTCAGGATATTTCCTCACTATTTTATGAGTTTATTTCCTCCCACGTTGGGTAACAGTATCAGGTTATACGATCTCATCCGACTTGTCATATATAAAGTATTTatcattgaagaaatgtttggttGCAACATCAATACGGACTGGTCGTAAACCTGCGCACCCTCCGCCTTAGGATCCCCCCCCTGCCTTAGGATCCTCCCCCCTTCGCCATAggatcctctcccccccccctccgcctaaGGATCCTCCCCCCTCCGCCGCCTTAGGATCCCATTTAGGAAAAATTAGATGAAAACCAAAGCAGAGAATTTGGTGATATTGGTTCATATGTAATATAGGTCAGAAGATCGTGGCGCGGAGATTGTGTAATGTGCAGCTTTTCCAAATGTAGAACTAATAAGGAAGTTTTCAAGTATCACCGTGTATCCACCTTGTCATTAGAACAATTGTCACGCTCGGATCCAGTTACACAATCACCagtaatacagaaagtatgtcagatatatatacactcagcggccactttattaggtccaccatgctagtaacgggttggacccccttttgccttcagaactgcctcaattcttggtggcatagatacaacaaggtgctggaagctcctcagagattttgctccatattgacatgatggcatcacacagttgccgcagatttgtcggctgcacatccatgatgcgaatctcccgttccaccacatcccaaagatgctctattggattgagatctggtgactgtggaggccatttgtgtccagtgacctcattgtcatgttcaagaaaccagtctgagatgattccagctttatgacatggcgcattatcctgctgaaagtagccatcagatgttacagggtacattgtgctcataaagggatggacatgggcagcaacaacaccatgacaccaccaccaccagcctgagccgctgatacaaggcaggatggatccatgacaccaccaccaccagcctgacccgctgatacaaggcaggatggatccatgacaccagcaccacca is drawn from Engystomops pustulosus chromosome 9, aEngPut4.maternal, whole genome shotgun sequence and contains these coding sequences:
- the LOC140076958 gene encoding peptidoglycan recognition protein 1-like, which encodes MTRLVLLLATVLVVAYGCPNIIPKSTWSTRKTNCRDNLRSPVPWAIIHHTATPSCSSRAACTSQARSIQDHHTRTNKWCDIGYNFLIGNDGSIFEGRGWSKVGAHAKGSNSKSIGISFIGNFQNSLPSAAAISAAKSLISCGVKLKKIRSDYKLKGHSDVFSTECPGRSLYNNIKTWPRFVPGKA